CTGAACAGATGAGTTGTTCCGGCGCGAATCGAATCGATCTCTGACCCCCGGCGATTGAGTATGATTTCCCGTGTTGCGGAGCACTGTTTCTGGCTCGCCCGGTACCTGGAACGAGCGGAAAACACGGCCCGGGTTCTCGAAGTCAACCACACCCTCCTGTTGGACTTTCACGTCCCCGTCGAGCAGCAGTGGCGCCCGCTGCTCATCATCTCGGGCGTCCACGATTACAAAGACGAGGCGACCGCCGAGAACGTCCAGGAGTTCATGACCTGGGACCGGGACAACCCGTTCAGCATCGCGTCGTCGCTGGCGTGGGCGCGGGAGAATGCGCGGATCATCCGAGAGGTGATCTCGGCCGAGATGTGGGAGCGATTGAACTTCTACCACCTGTGGATGCAGGGGGACGAGGGGCGGGCGCTCTTCGACGCGCACCGGAGCGAGTTCTACGCCCAGGTGAGGCGCATCAACCAGCTCCTCCACGGCATCGCCGACACCACCATGAGCCACGGCGAGGCGTGGGAGTTCTTCAAACTCGGGACGTATCTGGAGCGGACCAGCCAGACCGCCCGGATCATGGACGTGAAGTACCACACCCTGTTACCCCGGGTCGAGGACGTCGGCAGCCCGATCGACAACGCGCACTGGGTCGCGATTCTGATGAGCTGTTCCGGGTACGAGCCGTTCCACAAGAAACCCCGGTTGATGCCGAGCGACCCCGCCGCCGCGGTCGCCGAGTTCCTGATCTTCGACGAGCAGTTCCCCCGCTCGGTTCGCCGGTGCTTGCGCGAGTGCGAAGCGGCAACCGCGGCCGTGGCTGGTAACCCACCC
This region of Gemmata massiliana genomic DNA includes:
- a CDS encoding alpha-E domain-containing protein translates to MISRVAEHCFWLARYLERAENTARVLEVNHTLLLDFHVPVEQQWRPLLIISGVHDYKDEATAENVQEFMTWDRDNPFSIASSLAWARENARIIREVISAEMWERLNFYHLWMQGDEGRALFDAHRSEFYAQVRRINQLLHGIADTTMSHGEAWEFFKLGTYLERTSQTARIMDVKYHTLLPRVEDVGSPIDNAHWVAILMSCSGYEPFHKKPRLMPSDPAAAVAEFLIFDEQFPRSVRRCLRECEAATAAVAGNPPGHAPTEPERRLATLLAYLDARMIPDVIRDGLHETLTHVVDSVHEIGEAIHATFFAADVRPPDSKAPTPIPAPAAMTQTQSQS